One genomic segment of Streptomyces liangshanensis includes these proteins:
- a CDS encoding type III PLP-dependent enzyme — MTHENTSMLTALAAATDDRIFFDLAGIEASYDVLIQELPDVAVRFAMKACPVDEVISCLAERGAGVDAANPNEIAQAIRSGVPVDRIHYGNTVKSDRNIVDAHRLGIRDFATDSLEDVMAIAEHAPGARVFCRLATDGQGALWGLTNKFGCSAADAVRVLERARETGLTPSGLSVHVGSQQMTAEAWRSAFDKLADVLEVLHERGISLDHVNLGGGLPALGYLNKRGERLDPPLDKIFAVIREGVRRCRGVPGHDLGFLVEPGRYLVADHGAIRAHVSRLSTRGTPDGAREHWLYLSCGKFNGLYEMDELQYRLSFPTHQGAELVPAVVAGPTCDSDDAYSREHGLVAVPRTVTSGDPVWVLSSGAYAISYMTQGFNGFSPLPYTCFRDDGGTAGLGRRDSAGGSVGASVGGEGWE; from the coding sequence ATGACGCACGAGAACACATCCATGCTCACCGCCCTGGCCGCCGCCACCGATGACCGGATCTTCTTCGATCTCGCCGGGATCGAGGCGAGTTACGACGTACTCATCCAAGAACTCCCCGACGTCGCCGTCCGCTTCGCGATGAAAGCCTGTCCGGTGGACGAGGTGATCTCCTGCCTCGCTGAAAGGGGAGCCGGAGTCGACGCGGCGAATCCGAACGAGATCGCGCAGGCGATCCGTTCGGGTGTGCCCGTCGATCGCATTCATTACGGCAACACCGTCAAGTCCGACCGGAACATCGTGGACGCCCACCGGCTCGGAATCCGGGACTTCGCGACCGACAGCCTGGAAGACGTCATGGCGATCGCGGAACACGCCCCCGGGGCACGGGTGTTCTGCCGCCTGGCCACCGACGGGCAGGGCGCTCTGTGGGGTCTGACCAACAAATTCGGCTGCTCGGCCGCGGACGCCGTACGCGTACTGGAAAGGGCCCGCGAGACGGGCCTGACCCCGTCCGGGCTGTCCGTGCACGTCGGTTCGCAGCAGATGACCGCGGAGGCCTGGCGCAGCGCCTTCGACAAGCTGGCCGACGTGCTCGAAGTCCTGCACGAGCGCGGCATCTCCCTCGATCACGTCAACCTGGGCGGCGGCCTGCCGGCGCTCGGCTACCTCAACAAGCGCGGGGAGCGGCTCGATCCGCCGCTCGACAAGATCTTCGCCGTCATCCGCGAGGGCGTCCGGCGGTGCCGGGGGGTGCCGGGGCACGACCTGGGCTTCCTCGTGGAGCCGGGCCGGTACCTCGTCGCCGACCACGGGGCCATCCGGGCGCACGTCTCCCGGCTGTCCACGCGGGGGACGCCGGACGGTGCGCGGGAGCACTGGCTGTACCTGAGCTGCGGGAAGTTCAACGGCCTGTACGAGATGGACGAGTTGCAGTACCGGCTCAGCTTCCCGACGCACCAGGGCGCCGAACTCGTACCGGCCGTCGTCGCGGGACCGACCTGCGACAGCGACGACGCGTACTCCCGTGAGCACGGGTTGGTGGCGGTCCCCCGGACGGTCACCTCGGGCGATCCGGTCTGGGTGCTGTCCAGCGGGGCGTACGCCATCAGTTACATGACGCAGGGCTTCAACGGCTTCAGCCCGCTGCCCTACACGTGCTTCCGGGACGACGGGGGCACGGCGGGACTCGGTCGGCGGGACTCGGCGGGCGGCTCGGTCGGCGCCTCGGTCGGCGGGGAGGGCTGGGAGTAG
- a CDS encoding GNAT family N-acetyltransferase, whose protein sequence is MSHDVRIRPISPGDWDGIVALEAGAYTALGLSEERDALESRVRASPATCFALDAEQGAVGHALAGYVLALPYPEHGYPDLTRAEEPTTAASPHRGDRNLHLHDLVIDERLRGRGLARTLLRHLLATARSEGYERISLIAVNGSDTFWGANGFAPHEGVAPEEGYGPGAVYMSRAVPDVPDAPAVPDVPPVPGQDEVS, encoded by the coding sequence ATGAGCCACGACGTGCGCATCCGGCCGATCTCCCCGGGGGACTGGGACGGCATCGTCGCGCTCGAAGCGGGCGCGTACACCGCCCTCGGGCTGTCCGAGGAGCGGGATGCCCTGGAGTCCCGGGTGCGCGCGTCGCCGGCCACCTGCTTCGCCCTCGACGCCGAACAGGGCGCGGTGGGTCACGCGTTGGCCGGGTACGTGCTGGCGCTCCCGTACCCGGAGCACGGGTATCCGGACCTGACCCGCGCGGAGGAGCCGACCACCGCAGCGTCACCCCACCGGGGTGACCGGAATCTGCACCTGCACGATCTGGTGATCGACGAGCGGCTTCGCGGCCGGGGTCTCGCCAGGACCCTGCTGCGCCATCTCCTCGCCACGGCGCGGTCGGAGGGGTACGAGCGGATCTCCCTGATCGCCGTCAACGGGAGCGACACCTTCTGGGGGGCGAACGGCTTCGCACCCCACGAGGGGGTCGCGCCCGAGGAGGGGTACGGCCCGGGCGCGGTCTACATGTCCAGAGCCGTACCCGATGTGCCGGACGCGCCGGCCGTACCGGATGTACCACCCGTACCAGGGCAAGACGAAGTGAGCTGA
- a CDS encoding MFS transporter, which produces MSRLHDDPFLRAQLAIAALFSSLGFQYATWASRLPAIKSHLDLSAAEVGLLLMATGVGAAASFPLVAYLMRRLGSRRLSLVSAVGLALLLLVLAEAPNYPVALLIMAVDGALVACLNVAMNAQGAALEVKYERNAMSKLHATFSGGSLCAALLASGLNTVTSTVLVHFAVAAVLLLLLTAYARPGLLAQEQPAAEEKTEAASETSGAAGTSGASEKKSRARWTLPAAMTLWMGAAMAFGTVTEGAMNDWSAIYLRDVAKASAQLAPLGIAVVSGMMVLARLFADGWRSRWGDARIVRTGSALAGVGLALALLAGGVVPALIGFACVGLGIAAVTPCVYVAAAAQGSDALTLVATMGTVGLLGGPPVIGFIANGSGLVWGMAAVAASAVIVSLCSTQIRWTPQPKSADPDPGPGPDSLDDPLAA; this is translated from the coding sequence ATGTCCCGTCTCCACGACGATCCCTTCCTCCGGGCGCAGTTGGCGATCGCCGCACTGTTCAGCTCGCTGGGGTTCCAGTACGCCACCTGGGCCTCGCGGCTCCCCGCGATCAAGTCCCATCTCGACCTCAGCGCGGCCGAGGTCGGCCTGCTGCTGATGGCGACCGGCGTCGGCGCGGCGGCGTCGTTCCCGCTGGTGGCCTACCTGATGCGGCGGCTGGGCTCCCGCCGCCTCTCCCTCGTCTCGGCCGTCGGACTGGCGCTCCTGCTCCTCGTCCTGGCGGAGGCGCCGAACTACCCCGTGGCGCTGCTGATCATGGCGGTCGACGGCGCGCTCGTGGCGTGCCTGAACGTCGCCATGAACGCGCAGGGCGCGGCGCTCGAAGTGAAGTACGAGCGCAACGCCATGTCCAAGCTGCACGCGACGTTCAGCGGCGGTTCGCTGTGCGCCGCGCTCCTGGCGTCGGGCCTGAACACCGTGACGTCCACCGTGCTCGTCCACTTCGCGGTGGCGGCCGTCCTGCTCCTGCTGCTGACCGCGTACGCGCGACCGGGCCTGCTGGCGCAGGAGCAGCCGGCGGCGGAGGAGAAGACCGAGGCGGCCTCGGAGACGTCGGGGGCAGCGGGGACCTCAGGGGCTTCGGAGAAGAAGAGCCGCGCCCGGTGGACCCTCCCGGCCGCGATGACGCTGTGGATGGGCGCCGCGATGGCGTTCGGCACGGTCACCGAGGGCGCCATGAATGACTGGTCGGCGATCTACCTCAGGGACGTCGCCAAGGCCTCGGCGCAGCTCGCGCCCCTCGGCATCGCCGTCGTCTCCGGGATGATGGTCCTCGCCCGCCTCTTCGCCGACGGCTGGCGCAGCCGCTGGGGCGACGCGCGCATCGTCCGTACCGGCAGCGCGCTGGCCGGCGTGGGCCTGGCCCTCGCCCTGCTCGCCGGCGGGGTGGTCCCGGCCCTGATCGGCTTCGCCTGCGTCGGCCTCGGCATCGCGGCGGTGACGCCCTGCGTGTACGTGGCGGCGGCGGCGCAGGGGTCGGACGCGCTGACCCTGGTGGCGACGATGGGCACGGTGGGGCTCCTGGGGGGTCCCCCGGTGATCGGCTTCATCGCCAACGGGAGCGGCCTGGTCTGGGGCATGGCGGCGGTGGCGGCCTCGGCGGTCATCGTCTCGCTGTGCAGCACGCAGATCCGCTGGACCCCGCAGCCCAAGAGCGCGGACCCGGACCCCGGTCCCGGCCCGGACTCACTGGACGACCCGCTGGCGGCCTGA
- a CDS encoding acyltransferase family protein, giving the protein MGRDRYVDFIRAWAIVLVVLGHWLITGLVRGPGEEIGAPELLAVVPWTQWLTLGFQIMPLFFLAGGHAAGGSWSRARAAGGTAAGWVGGRAARLLLPAAVYSGAVLLAVGICAAVGVDPDTLALVGWAMAMQFWFLPVYLLLSALTPPLHAAHRRWGVRVPVVMGGAAVLLDGALVAGHDPYLGPLGHLGALTYVLVWGVAYQLGFCWHDGLLPRDGRVSVPLLMAAGGGVAFVALITVGPFPVSLIRVTGQTPSNTDPPSAAMLAWVVAQVGLCLLVAPAVRRFLARERVRRAVRRVGGASMTLYLWHMLPVLVVAAALYLPGIAPDPAFGSGAWWALRVPWLLLLGAILVGLLLVMRPLERWQALLYDRTRPRPGLRRAWPLWLGLATVVAALAHFATRGFAPDGHFPVVAALGLAVGTALVTTTRLTSGGRAVRPSGRQRVVQ; this is encoded by the coding sequence ATGGGCAGAGACCGCTATGTCGACTTCATCCGCGCGTGGGCGATCGTCCTGGTGGTGCTGGGGCATTGGCTGATCACCGGTCTGGTGCGCGGGCCCGGCGAGGAGATCGGGGCGCCGGAGCTGCTGGCGGTCGTGCCCTGGACCCAGTGGCTGACGCTCGGCTTCCAGATCATGCCGCTGTTCTTCCTCGCCGGCGGCCACGCGGCGGGCGGCTCCTGGTCGCGGGCCAGGGCGGCGGGGGGTACGGCGGCCGGGTGGGTCGGCGGGCGGGCGGCGCGGCTGCTGCTTCCGGCGGCCGTCTACAGCGGGGCGGTCCTGCTCGCCGTCGGGATCTGCGCGGCCGTCGGCGTGGACCCGGACACGCTCGCGCTGGTGGGGTGGGCGATGGCGATGCAGTTCTGGTTCCTGCCGGTGTACCTGCTGCTCAGCGCCCTGACCCCGCCCCTGCACGCGGCCCACCGGCGCTGGGGGGTCCGCGTCCCGGTGGTGATGGGCGGTGCGGCCGTGCTGCTCGATGGGGCGCTGGTGGCGGGGCACGACCCGTACCTCGGACCCCTGGGACACCTCGGGGCGCTCACCTACGTGTTGGTGTGGGGGGTGGCGTACCAGCTGGGATTCTGCTGGCACGACGGGCTGTTGCCCCGGGACGGGCGCGTGTCCGTGCCCCTCCTGATGGCCGCGGGCGGGGGAGTCGCCTTCGTGGCGCTGATCACGGTCGGGCCGTTCCCGGTCAGCCTGATCCGGGTGACCGGCCAGACTCCCAGCAACACCGACCCCCCGTCGGCCGCGATGCTGGCGTGGGTGGTGGCCCAGGTCGGCCTGTGCCTGCTCGTCGCGCCGGCGGTACGGCGGTTCCTCGCCCGCGAACGGGTCCGGCGCGCCGTCCGCCGGGTCGGCGGCGCGAGCATGACGCTCTACCTGTGGCACATGCTGCCCGTGCTGGTGGTCGCCGCCGCCCTCTACCTGCCCGGCATCGCGCCCGACCCCGCGTTCGGCTCCGGGGCCTGGTGGGCGCTGCGCGTGCCGTGGCTGCTGCTGCTCGGCGCGATCCTCGTCGGACTGCTGCTGGTAATGCGGCCGTTGGAGCGGTGGCAGGCGCTGCTGTACGACCGTACGCGGCCACGCCCCGGCCTGCGCCGCGCCTGGCCCCTGTGGCTCGGCCTGGCCACCGTCGTCGCCGCGCTGGCCCACTTCGCCACGCGCGGCTTCGCCCCGGACGGCCACTTCCCGGTGGTGGCCGCCCTGGGCCTCGCCGTGGGTACGGCGCTGGTGACGACCACCCGCCTGACATCCGGCGGCCGGGCCGTGAGGCCGTCAGGCCGCCAGCGGGTCGTCCAGTGA
- a CDS encoding class I SAM-dependent methyltransferase, which produces MDEPYTDPGDRGYLLNNQQAEAGVRFGALAELFDPVTFRHLDRLGLGPGMRCWEVGAGGPSVPLGLAERVTPTGTVIATDIDTSWTRDVAGGAIEVLAHDVAADPPPPGVFDFVHARLVLVHVTDRAEALRRMVGALRPGGWLLLEDADPLLQPLLCPDESGPEQRLANRLRSGFRTLMAARGADLAYGRTLPRVLREAGLTEVGADAYFPITSPACAVLEDATVRQIRPRLVAEGLATDEEIDHHLTHVATGTLDLATAPLISTWGRRA; this is translated from the coding sequence ATGGATGAGCCCTACACGGACCCTGGCGACCGCGGCTACCTGCTGAACAACCAGCAGGCGGAGGCGGGCGTCCGCTTCGGCGCGCTCGCCGAGCTGTTCGACCCCGTGACGTTCCGCCACCTCGACCGGCTCGGGCTCGGCCCCGGCATGCGCTGCTGGGAGGTGGGCGCGGGCGGCCCCTCCGTACCCCTCGGGCTGGCCGAGCGCGTCACACCCACGGGTACGGTGATCGCCACCGACATCGACACGTCCTGGACCCGGGACGTCGCCGGGGGCGCGATCGAGGTGCTGGCCCACGACGTGGCGGCCGACCCGCCGCCGCCCGGCGTCTTCGACTTCGTGCACGCCCGGCTGGTCCTGGTGCACGTCACCGACCGCGCCGAGGCCCTGCGCCGCATGGTGGGCGCGCTGCGCCCGGGCGGCTGGCTGCTGCTGGAGGACGCCGATCCCCTGCTGCAACCGCTGCTGTGCCCCGACGAGTCGGGCCCCGAACAGCGCCTCGCCAACCGGCTGCGCTCCGGCTTCCGCACCCTGATGGCCGCGCGCGGCGCGGACCTCGCGTACGGCAGGACGCTGCCCCGCGTACTCCGCGAGGCGGGCCTGACGGAGGTCGGGGCGGACGCGTACTTCCCGATCACGTCACCCGCGTGCGCCGTCCTGGAGGACGCGACGGTACGCCAGATCCGCCCCCGCCTGGTGGCCGAGGGCCTGGCCACGGACGAGGAGATCGACCACCACCTGACCCACGTCGCCACCGGCACCCTCGACCTGGCCACAGCCCCCTTGATCTCCACCTGGGGCCGCCGCGCCTAG
- a CDS encoding cysteine hydrolase: MSETFRLDPAKTALVLIEFQNDFTSQGGVLNGAVAGVMEKTGMLANTVALAAAARAAGVTVMHAPITFAPGYGELSRHPYGILKGVVDGSAFVKGSWGAAIVDELTPADGDIVIEGKRGLDTFASTNLDFILRNKGIETIILGGFLTNCCVESTMRTGYEHGYRVITLPDCVAATSQEEHDNALTYDYPMFSLPMTSPEVIAAL, from the coding sequence ATGTCCGAGACCTTCCGCCTCGATCCCGCGAAGACCGCGCTCGTCCTGATCGAGTTCCAGAACGACTTCACCAGCCAGGGCGGGGTGCTCAACGGTGCCGTCGCCGGGGTGATGGAGAAGACCGGGATGCTCGCGAACACCGTGGCCCTGGCCGCGGCCGCGCGCGCCGCGGGAGTCACCGTCATGCACGCGCCCATCACATTCGCCCCCGGCTACGGCGAGTTGTCCCGGCACCCGTACGGGATCCTCAAGGGAGTCGTGGACGGCTCGGCCTTCGTGAAGGGCTCCTGGGGCGCCGCGATCGTGGACGAACTCACCCCGGCCGACGGCGACATCGTGATCGAGGGCAAACGCGGCCTCGACACCTTCGCCAGCACCAACCTCGACTTCATCCTGCGCAACAAGGGCATCGAGACGATCATCCTCGGCGGCTTCCTCACCAACTGCTGCGTCGAGTCGACGATGCGCACCGGCTACGAACACGGCTACCGCGTCATCACCCTGCCCGACTGCGTCGCCGCCACCTCCCAGGAAGAACACGACAACGCCCTCACCTACGACTACCCCATGTTCTCCCTGCCCATGACGTCGCCCGAGGTCATCGCCGCCCTCTGA
- a CDS encoding nuclear transport factor 2 family protein, producing MPDAAKQPAGKVSDLTQRVFGNLDAGDVEAFMKPFDENCTVIFGNLAPVTGTTALRGLVDQLRSVVKTFHHGVVHEWIAGPDTILELAMVYERHDGRKVDLPCAAVLTVNDKGLVSDWRIFLDPAPLYAEQE from the coding sequence ATGCCTGACGCAGCCAAGCAACCGGCCGGCAAGGTCAGCGACCTCACACAAAGGGTCTTCGGAAACCTCGACGCCGGCGATGTCGAGGCCTTCATGAAGCCGTTCGACGAGAACTGCACCGTCATCTTCGGAAATCTGGCCCCGGTCACGGGAACGACCGCGCTCCGCGGCCTGGTGGACCAGTTGCGCAGCGTGGTCAAGACGTTCCACCACGGCGTCGTCCACGAGTGGATCGCCGGCCCCGACACCATCCTGGAACTGGCGATGGTCTACGAGCGCCACGACGGCAGGAAGGTCGACCTGCCCTGCGCCGCCGTCCTCACCGTGAACGACAAGGGACTGGTCTCCGATTGGCGAATCTTCCTGGACCCGGCTCCGCTCTACGCCGAACAGGAGTAG
- a CDS encoding DNA cytosine methyltransferase, protein MTLTAIDAFSGAGGLSLGLTRAGYSVRLAFDNSQIAVDTHRKNLSCRAEMLDAATTSGSELLDLAGLKRGQVDLLAGGPPCQGFSLQRRGERDDPRNLLVLRYLDWLEEVRPRAFLMENVAAIQSVRGKHILRAVEEAAQDLGFQVHATILDASQYGVPQKRRRAFLVGLPAGTHFSWPAAITPSPRTVGDAIRDLPSPPADGSSHPSLANHYREARLSDLNIERIKHVPPGGGREYLPKHLQLACHQGNHRHLDTYGRLSWNEPAVTITARFDSFTRGKFGHPEEHRTITLREGARLQSFPDNFVFLGNREEGARLIGNAVPPLLAQAIGQSIKSALSGSQTPGDSEPVQMSLWGAGVAAV, encoded by the coding sequence GTGACGCTTACTGCAATCGATGCATTTTCTGGCGCGGGTGGGCTCAGCCTAGGGCTTACCCGTGCCGGGTATTCAGTGCGCCTGGCTTTCGATAACAGCCAGATTGCCGTAGACACGCATCGTAAAAATCTGTCATGCCGTGCGGAAATGCTTGACGCCGCCACTACCAGCGGGAGTGAGCTTCTCGACCTTGCTGGGCTAAAGCGCGGCCAAGTCGATTTGCTCGCTGGAGGACCTCCGTGCCAGGGCTTCTCCCTTCAGCGCAGAGGAGAGCGAGATGACCCAAGAAATCTCCTCGTCCTTCGGTATCTCGACTGGCTCGAAGAGGTGCGGCCTCGTGCATTCCTTATGGAAAATGTCGCCGCCATCCAAAGTGTGCGCGGGAAGCATATTTTGAGGGCCGTGGAAGAGGCCGCACAGGATCTAGGATTTCAGGTTCATGCAACAATTCTCGACGCTTCTCAATATGGCGTTCCCCAGAAACGTCGGAGAGCATTCCTAGTAGGACTTCCGGCCGGCACGCATTTCTCTTGGCCTGCGGCGATTACCCCGTCCCCGCGCACTGTGGGGGATGCCATTCGAGACCTTCCGTCGCCACCCGCAGACGGGTCGAGTCATCCATCTCTAGCGAACCACTACAGGGAAGCTAGGCTGAGCGACCTCAACATCGAACGGATCAAGCACGTCCCACCTGGGGGAGGCCGAGAGTATCTTCCAAAGCACCTCCAGCTCGCATGCCACCAGGGGAACCATCGCCACCTAGACACGTACGGACGCCTGTCGTGGAATGAGCCAGCGGTGACGATCACGGCACGGTTCGACAGTTTCACTCGCGGCAAATTCGGTCATCCGGAAGAGCATCGGACTATCACTCTTCGCGAAGGGGCGCGCCTTCAGTCATTTCCAGATAATTTTGTCTTCCTTGGAAATCGTGAAGAAGGTGCAAGGCTGATCGGCAATGCGGTGCCCCCCCTGCTCGCACAAGCGATTGGGCAGAGCATCAAGTCAGCCCTGTCCGGAAGTCAGACACCTGGCGACTCCGAACCGGTGCAGATGTCCTTGTGGGGTGCAGGCGTTGCCGCTGTTTAA
- a CDS encoding DNA cytosine methyltransferase has product MDKGEPGWAYADLFSGCGGMSAGLAATGQFEAVYAADNDRWANATYAANIGHTPDDMDLLTLQDPAARRSWAAQIRESVGSRSFLLSGGPPCQGFSSHVKTRGDRKGRNQLFSVFGDLAATLKPDVVMVENVADLVSARSWDLFDEFRSKLEKAGYRVRARIMNMAQLGVPQERFRTVVLASLHQMPTFPSIRNTPETFATVKEWIGQLPHISSGEANPDDPMHVTSRHRPSTIEILKQVPQDGGSRPPGVGPECLDRTRGSHGGYTDVYGRLPWSGPAPTITARCRTPSCGRFAHPEQNRGLTAREAGLLQTFPATWQFKGPFDDRYKQIGNAVPPLAAQAFGEHIAAGMPPVESEVGLFEVADKPVGSSFSVLIPGIRRRGGLLTP; this is encoded by the coding sequence ATGGACAAGGGTGAACCCGGTTGGGCATACGCCGACCTCTTCAGTGGTTGCGGCGGCATGTCGGCCGGCCTGGCAGCAACAGGCCAGTTTGAGGCGGTCTACGCCGCAGACAACGACCGTTGGGCCAACGCTACTTACGCTGCCAACATCGGCCACACGCCGGACGATATGGACCTGCTGACGCTGCAGGACCCTGCCGCTCGGCGTTCGTGGGCAGCGCAGATCCGCGAATCAGTCGGTTCTCGGTCGTTCCTGCTCTCTGGCGGGCCGCCGTGCCAGGGCTTCTCGTCACACGTCAAAACACGTGGCGACCGCAAAGGGCGGAACCAACTTTTCAGCGTGTTCGGTGATTTGGCGGCCACACTCAAACCAGATGTCGTTATGGTCGAGAACGTCGCTGACCTCGTGTCGGCTCGATCATGGGATTTGTTCGACGAATTTCGTTCGAAGCTGGAGAAAGCGGGCTACCGCGTTCGGGCGCGGATTATGAACATGGCTCAGCTTGGTGTTCCACAAGAACGCTTCCGGACCGTAGTGCTGGCATCTTTGCATCAAATGCCAACGTTTCCCTCGATTCGAAACACGCCAGAAACGTTTGCCACCGTCAAGGAATGGATTGGTCAGCTACCCCATATTTCCAGCGGTGAGGCGAATCCTGACGACCCGATGCATGTCACATCGCGGCACCGGCCATCCACGATCGAGATTCTGAAGCAGGTCCCTCAGGACGGCGGATCGCGTCCCCCTGGGGTCGGTCCGGAGTGCTTGGACCGCACGCGTGGGTCCCACGGTGGGTATACGGATGTGTACGGACGTCTCCCTTGGTCTGGCCCGGCGCCGACAATCACTGCTCGATGCCGAACGCCTAGTTGCGGGCGATTTGCCCACCCTGAGCAAAATCGTGGGTTGACTGCAAGGGAAGCCGGACTCCTGCAGACGTTCCCGGCCACTTGGCAGTTCAAGGGGCCTTTCGACGACCGTTACAAGCAAATCGGAAATGCGGTGCCTCCGCTGGCTGCTCAGGCTTTCGGTGAACATATCGCAGCAGGTATGCCACCCGTGGAATCCGAGGTAGGCCTCTTCGAGGTGGCTGACAAGCCAGTTGGTAGCAGCTTCTCGGTGCTGATCCCGGGTATCCGCCGGCGCGGAGGGTTGCTGACTCCGTGA
- a CDS encoding 5-methylcytosine restriction system specificity protein McrC yields the protein MRATTYGRVQLTHEEVGFSLEELSQLSWVQGKVASVRPNRFGYDLEIGPYAGTLVVHENLIITIEEMIPGTVDACLSLSSSGRRQASQAAQSGSILPPLASVARAFSDMIERELALGPQKQYTATSAYSNRVRGKIHVGETVRNLWSRGRHDLLAIRYRNLTEDTEINRYLLSACLRAEHLLNKYDEERAAVQRCIQMLSGAKMLVEPTLTSPSPNISASLKETLEVAKTLIRGVPFNFRNAGNSPFSAWVNIDRIFEEAVRTICRNTTPTNCTVTDGKSQKISLFHAIEGEPLPVAKRADPDIVIRSATRIGLLDAKYRKSGEKVTEDAIYQLISHAGACAADAAALVAPALHGPPGIRRLGRISTGCSVDVIAVDPTRADVMSDLIGQWTARLAQ from the coding sequence GTGAGAGCCACCACATACGGACGCGTTCAACTCACGCATGAAGAGGTTGGATTTTCCCTCGAAGAGCTGTCTCAGCTTTCATGGGTTCAAGGCAAAGTGGCCTCTGTGCGGCCAAATCGTTTCGGCTACGACCTCGAAATCGGCCCCTATGCTGGCACTCTCGTCGTCCACGAAAACCTCATTATTACTATCGAGGAGATGATTCCTGGAACTGTTGATGCGTGTCTCAGTTTGTCCTCCAGCGGCCGACGGCAAGCCTCACAAGCGGCACAATCCGGTTCAATTCTGCCTCCGCTCGCGTCAGTTGCGCGAGCATTCTCCGACATGATCGAGAGGGAGTTGGCGTTGGGGCCGCAAAAGCAGTACACAGCCACCTCCGCCTACAGTAATCGTGTCAGAGGAAAAATCCACGTCGGCGAAACGGTTCGCAATTTGTGGAGTCGCGGACGACACGACTTGCTGGCAATACGATATCGCAATCTAACCGAAGATACAGAGATAAATAGGTATCTTTTGTCCGCATGCCTCCGGGCCGAACATCTGCTGAATAAATACGATGAGGAAAGAGCGGCCGTACAGCGATGCATCCAAATGCTTTCGGGAGCGAAGATGCTTGTCGAACCAACACTTACGTCACCTTCTCCTAACATCAGCGCAAGCCTGAAAGAGACCTTGGAAGTAGCCAAGACCCTGATCCGCGGCGTGCCATTCAACTTCCGAAATGCGGGTAATTCGCCGTTCAGCGCCTGGGTGAACATCGACCGAATCTTCGAGGAAGCTGTGCGCACCATCTGTCGGAATACGACACCCACCAACTGCACCGTGACGGATGGGAAATCGCAGAAAATTTCTTTGTTTCACGCAATAGAGGGAGAGCCACTACCTGTAGCCAAAAGAGCTGATCCGGACATCGTGATCCGGAGCGCGACTAGGATCGGACTACTCGATGCCAAGTATAGGAAGTCAGGAGAAAAGGTCACCGAAGACGCTATATATCAACTGATCTCTCACGCTGGAGCCTGCGCGGCCGACGCTGCTGCACTGGTGGCACCGGCTCTACATGGCCCGCCAGGCATCCGCAGACTAGGTCGCATCAGCACGGGGTGTTCTGTGGACGTCATCGCAGTCGATCCCACGCGAGCGGATGTGATGAGCGACCTGATCGGTCAGTGGACCGCGAGGCTGGCGCAGTGA